The following are encoded in a window of Longimicrobiaceae bacterium genomic DNA:
- a CDS encoding lantibiotic dehydratase C-terminal domain-containing protein, with translation MHSPDPTVTANIYSARHLDEIVRGVVVPLRHGLAERGMADRWSLWTMRYLRRGPHLKLRLHGPEQEAGAVRELLEEAAEAHFASLSPEGDGPMKHSKAPAGAVDLEDEGEGERPDRTLLWTTYRRSAVSFGPDTQLLADDRYVSLFTACLAAAGEIAVTAIEPEISEAGRLKALRGGLAAGVSGLPLTETERDLYLEYHRDWLLRWMMPHAERDAEMLAKFDLRADASGAAAAEIRRIASEGPAVGAFARWRDALAELAAYVARFRGDPAHHVDPFTADPVFPALFKVFHSLANQLGVDMLNESMLHHIVLRALAGAAVAGA, from the coding sequence ATGCACAGCCCCGACCCCACCGTCACGGCGAACATCTACAGCGCACGCCACCTGGACGAGATCGTCCGCGGCGTGGTCGTGCCGCTCCGGCATGGCCTGGCCGAGCGGGGCATGGCGGACCGGTGGTCGCTCTGGACCATGCGCTACCTGCGCCGCGGTCCGCATCTCAAGCTGAGGCTGCACGGGCCCGAGCAGGAGGCGGGCGCCGTCCGCGAGCTCTTGGAGGAAGCGGCGGAGGCCCACTTCGCCTCGCTGTCGCCGGAGGGCGACGGCCCCATGAAGCACTCCAAGGCACCCGCCGGCGCGGTGGACCTGGAGGACGAGGGCGAAGGCGAGCGCCCGGACCGCACGCTGCTGTGGACGACGTACCGCCGCAGCGCCGTCTCGTTCGGCCCAGACACCCAGCTGTTGGCGGACGACCGCTACGTCTCCCTCTTCACCGCCTGCCTGGCTGCCGCGGGCGAGATCGCCGTCACCGCCATCGAGCCGGAGATCTCCGAGGCGGGGCGGCTCAAGGCCCTGCGCGGCGGCCTGGCTGCCGGCGTCTCCGGCCTGCCTCTGACAGAAACCGAGCGCGACCTCTACCTCGAGTACCACCGCGACTGGCTGCTCCGCTGGATGATGCCCCACGCCGAGCGCGACGCCGAGATGCTGGCGAAGTTCGACCTGCGGGCGGACGCGAGCGGCGCCGCGGCGGCGGAGATCCGGCGCATCGCGAGCGAGGGCCCGGCGGTCGGCGCCTTCGCCCGATGGCGCGACGCGCTGGCGGAGCTGGCGGCGTACGTCGCCCGGTTCCGCGGCGACCCCGCGCACCACGTGGACCCCTTCACGGCCGACCCCGTCTTCCCCGCCCTGTTCAAGGTCTTCCACTCGCTCGCCAACCAGCTCGGCGTGGACATGCTGAACGAGTCCATGCTGCACCACATCGTGCTGCGCGCGCTGGCCGGCGCCGCGGTGGCGGGAGCGTAG
- a CDS encoding lantibiotic dehydratase — MPRTARNRAPVIGRFGGLPAETVEAFSTALCGAADALAALESELAGCREALADRLHDAVPGAALELRRLLLAVRRDCHNGRGIARHRRSPQWPLVADAAGSLAGQVGELEDRVADAWAAFRSDYEAERDRQRGALREPLRDRAFMRGLALASPDLYDACRQLAASPTVARKDAKSEAALLRYVVRAALKTSPFSTFTPVSVGAADGDAGAAGLRIAGGETEPRSLVRLKRFRLGQLSDALCRYAPFRDGLRVVLNDSAEDTEPGRALLLRPGCWEGAADRGTLRYRADALVRVGIAAPLVRRAMELLAEGRHTFGELVARIEGEGAPEDAASAPSQLERLAELGMLRLVLPWPSQAGHLEARMCDALRALPYDAALEPFISRLERLVALEEGYAQASDPAASLREMRRLVDELWGAAAALGGRSFAGTAYRGTARYDLYEDVLLVPGGAETAPAFHLSGDAARRALRSAEPLADLAALCDDRQDFRAALAAFAAETWPGRGEVGVLELFSAAQPLWQAYLAFRAAGFQERDPGRTWNPRGLPEVETLRACRAMVMDRLAGCVETLPDGDACVDEDRLRSLIGAVPSGLTDGGGGGACLFLQPASRDGSLWRLNAVREGTGRCGSRYTPAMPAALRREYAAHLRARGTVTVDGERAELLDLFAVQGDTLNVHAPQTPAVLAFPGERTGVAPHRRVPLGDLRVCFDGPAGRIALRGVDGRRFVPVHLGLAYEAYMPPVVRFLMALGPSERGSILPPAPERAEGEVRIRARTTLGNLVVHRRAWSVPAAPLAAALAATDDARAFADANRLRAGWGIPERAFVREAMTHPLAGTVRKPRYVDFTSPLFLSVLRELAATGEERITVEEMLPDPAMLPRDAAGRSRAVEVLVDSLALRRRTQRAEAAPLRRTRARTGRTPAGTAAG, encoded by the coding sequence TTGCCGCGTACCGCACGCAACCGCGCGCCCGTGATCGGGCGCTTCGGCGGGCTGCCCGCGGAGACGGTGGAGGCGTTCTCCACCGCCCTCTGCGGCGCCGCGGACGCGCTGGCTGCGCTCGAGTCGGAGCTGGCCGGGTGCCGCGAGGCGCTGGCCGACCGGCTGCACGACGCGGTGCCGGGCGCCGCGCTGGAGCTGCGCCGGCTGCTGCTGGCGGTGCGCCGCGACTGCCATAACGGGCGCGGCATCGCCCGGCACCGGCGCTCGCCGCAGTGGCCGCTGGTGGCGGACGCGGCGGGTTCGCTCGCCGGGCAGGTGGGCGAGCTGGAAGACCGCGTGGCGGATGCCTGGGCCGCGTTCCGCAGCGACTACGAAGCGGAGCGCGACCGCCAGAGGGGCGCCCTGCGCGAGCCGCTGCGGGACCGCGCGTTCATGCGCGGCCTCGCCCTGGCGAGCCCCGACCTGTACGACGCCTGCCGGCAGCTCGCCGCCTCGCCCACCGTCGCGCGGAAGGATGCGAAGAGCGAGGCGGCCCTGCTCCGCTACGTGGTGCGCGCGGCGCTCAAGACCTCGCCGTTCTCCACCTTCACGCCCGTGTCGGTGGGCGCGGCGGATGGAGATGCGGGCGCGGCCGGCCTCCGCATCGCCGGCGGGGAGACGGAGCCGCGGTCGCTGGTGCGGCTCAAGCGCTTCCGCCTGGGCCAGCTCAGCGACGCGCTCTGTAGGTACGCTCCCTTCCGCGACGGCCTGCGCGTGGTGTTGAACGACTCGGCCGAGGACACGGAGCCGGGGCGCGCACTGCTGCTGCGGCCGGGCTGCTGGGAGGGAGCGGCCGACCGCGGCACGCTGCGCTACCGCGCCGATGCGCTGGTCCGCGTGGGCATCGCCGCCCCGCTCGTCCGGCGCGCCATGGAGCTCCTGGCCGAGGGCCGCCACACGTTCGGCGAGCTGGTGGCGCGAATCGAGGGCGAAGGCGCACCGGAAGATGCCGCATCCGCCCCGAGCCAGCTGGAACGGCTGGCGGAGCTGGGGATGCTGCGGCTGGTGCTGCCGTGGCCGTCGCAGGCCGGGCACCTGGAGGCGCGGATGTGCGACGCCCTCCGCGCGCTTCCGTACGACGCCGCGCTGGAGCCGTTCATCTCCCGGCTGGAGCGGCTGGTGGCGCTGGAGGAGGGCTACGCGCAGGCATCCGACCCCGCCGCGTCGCTCCGCGAGATGCGGCGCCTGGTGGACGAGCTGTGGGGTGCGGCCGCGGCGCTGGGCGGCCGGTCCTTCGCCGGCACCGCCTACCGCGGCACCGCGCGCTACGACCTGTACGAGGACGTCCTGCTCGTGCCCGGCGGGGCGGAGACCGCGCCGGCCTTCCACCTCTCCGGCGACGCCGCCCGCCGCGCGCTGCGAAGCGCCGAGCCGCTGGCGGACCTCGCCGCGCTCTGCGACGACCGGCAGGACTTCCGCGCCGCCCTCGCCGCCTTCGCGGCGGAGACGTGGCCGGGACGCGGCGAGGTGGGCGTGCTGGAGCTGTTCTCGGCCGCGCAGCCGCTGTGGCAGGCGTACCTGGCGTTCCGCGCCGCGGGTTTCCAGGAACGCGACCCCGGACGGACGTGGAACCCGCGCGGCCTGCCGGAGGTGGAGACGCTCCGGGCCTGCCGCGCCATGGTGATGGACCGCCTGGCGGGGTGCGTGGAGACGCTGCCGGACGGCGACGCGTGCGTGGACGAGGACCGGCTGCGGTCGCTGATCGGCGCGGTGCCGTCCGGCCTCACGGACGGCGGCGGCGGCGGGGCGTGCCTCTTTCTCCAGCCCGCCAGCCGCGACGGCTCGCTCTGGCGGCTGAACGCGGTGCGCGAGGGCACCGGCCGCTGCGGGAGCCGCTACACCCCCGCCATGCCCGCCGCGCTCCGCCGGGAGTACGCCGCGCACCTCCGCGCCCGCGGCACCGTCACCGTGGACGGCGAGCGGGCGGAGCTGCTGGACCTGTTCGCGGTGCAGGGCGACACGCTGAACGTGCACGCGCCCCAGACCCCCGCCGTGCTCGCCTTCCCCGGCGAGCGGACGGGGGTAGCGCCGCACCGCCGCGTGCCGCTGGGCGACCTGCGCGTGTGCTTCGACGGTCCCGCCGGGCGCATCGCGCTGCGCGGTGTGGACGGGCGGAGGTTCGTGCCGGTCCACCTGGGTCTTGCGTACGAGGCGTACATGCCGCCGGTGGTGCGCTTCCTCATGGCGCTGGGGCCCAGCGAGCGCGGCTCCATCCTTCCGCCCGCTCCCGAGCGCGCGGAAGGGGAGGTGCGGATTCGCGCGCGCACGACGCTGGGCAACCTGGTCGTCCACCGCCGCGCGTGGTCCGTCCCCGCCGCCCCGCTCGCCGCCGCGCTGGCCGCGACCGACGACGCACGCGCTTTCGCCGACGCCAACCGGCTCCGTGCCGGGTGGGGCATCCCGGAGCGCGCCTTCGTCCGCGAGGCCATGACGCACCCCCTGGCCGGCACCGTCCGCAAGCCCCGCTACGTGGACTTCACGTCGCCGCTCTTCCTTTCCGTGCTGCGCGAGCTGGCGGCCACGGGCGAGGAGCGCATCACCGTCGAAGAGATGCTTCCCGACCCCGCGATGCTCCCGCGCGACGCCGCGGGGCGGAGCCGGGCCGTGGAAGTCTTGGTCGACTCGCTGGCCCTGCGCCGGCGCACGCAACGCGCGGAGGCCGCTCCGCTCCGCCGTACCCGCGCCCGCACTGGGCGCACCCCCGCCGGCACCGCCGCCGGGTGA